GGCCGCCGCGAGTTCACGCTCGGTGGGAAGCCGTTCCCCCCGGGCGAACTCACCGAGGAGGATGCGGTCCTGCAGGTCGGCGAAGATCTGCTCGGACGCCCTCGGCCGGGACAGGTGAGCGCCCTGGGGCGAGGCTGGGGTCACGCTCCGAACCTAATGCTCCGCCCGCTGCGGATGCCACCCGGCCCGCTCACCCGGCGGTACGCCGTCGCGCAGTGCGCCCGCCACCAGTTCGTAGAGCTGGGTCGCCTCGGCCTCGAACAGCCCGGCGAGATTGCCGAAACCATGTGGCATGCCGGGAAACTCCACCAGCCGCACGGACGTGCCGCCCGCCTGGAACCGCGTCGCGAGCCGTCGCGCCTGCGGGGCGAAGGGATCCAGTTGCGACGTGACCACCAGCGCGGGCGGGCCGGCGAGCCGCTCCGCGCGCAGCGGGCTCAGCCGGGGATCGGCGGGATCCGCGGAGCCGGCGTAGAGGCGGGCTATCCAGGACAGTCTCTCGTTGTCGGCGGTCACGTCGACGACGTCGGCGACGTCCGGCTCCACCGCGGCGAGGTCGTCGACGAGGTCGAAAACACCGCCGAGGAGCAGCTGTGCCCGCAGCGGAACGCTCGTGCCACCGGCGACGACCGCGGCGATGTTCGCCCCCGCGCTGTCGCCACCGATGCTGACGGAGCCGGGGTCGCCACCGTGCGCCGCGGCTCCTGACGCGGCAACCCATTCCAGTGCGGTCACGGCGTCCTCGACCGCGGCCGGGAACGGGTGCTCGGGCGCGAGCCGGTAGTCCACCGACACCACGACGGCGGGTGCTCGCGCGGCGATCTCACGGCAGGCGACGTCGGCGGTCTCGAGGTCGCCCCGCAGGAACGCACCGCCGTGCAGATACACCAGCACCGGATGGCCCGCCGACCGGTCCGGCCGGTAGATCCGCACGGCGCCGCCGTCGATCCGCAGGTCGCGGACCTCGGCGAGGGGGCGCCGGGGTCCCGCGTTGCGGAGGTGCCCGGCCATCGCCGACCGGAAGCGCGGCAGGTCGCCGTCGAGTTGCGGATGGGCCTGTGCGGCAGCGAGGAACCGGACCACTCGCTCGTCGATGTCGATCATGCGCTCACCGGGACGGAGACGGTGTGGGTCTCGGGACGCAGGCGCAGGCGGGTGGCGGCGACCAGTCCGAGGGCGCACGCGGCGGCGATGTAGACCGAGACGGCCAGTGGCCCGCCCGTCCGGATCACCAGCACCTGGGCCACGAACGGGGCCGCGCCACCCCCGAGCACGCTCCCGATGTTGAACGCCAGCGAACTGCCGGTGAACCGCCACGCAGGGGCGAAGCGCGGTCCGGTCAGCGCGGGCTCGACCGCGAACATCGCCACCACCACGGCGGTGCTCACCACGACCGCGAGGAACATCGCCACCGGCGGACCGGCGTCGAGCAGCGGGAAGTAGGCGAACCCGAACACCGCGGTGAGCACCGCGCCGGCCTGCCACACCCGGGCCGGGCCGACGCGGTCGGCGAGCAGCCCGTAGAGCGGCGTGGTGATGACGGCGACGAGCGCACCCGCGGAGACGGCCACCGTCACCAGCAGCGGTGGGTGCGCGCCGCCGGCGGTCGCGTAGGCCGTGACGAACGAGGTGAACACGAACAGCGGCACCCCGGATCCGGCCTTGAGCAGGATCGTGAGACCCAGCGTGCCGCGTTGGTGGCGCAGCACCGCCCGCAGCGGGTTCTTCTCCACCGCACCGGCCGCCCGCAGCTCCTCGAAGGCTGGGGTTTCCGCGACCCGGGTCCGCACCCAGAACCCGACCGCGATGAGCACCCCGCTGGCCAGGAACGGGATGCGCCAGCCCCAGGCCAGGAAGTCCGCCCGCGGCAGCAGTGTGAGCAGCGCCAGCGCGGACAGATTGGCGAGCAGGAATCCCAGATGCGCGGCGGCCTGCGGGAAACTGCCGCGGAACGCGGTGCGACGGCGGCCGCCGGACTCCATCGCCAGGAGCACGGCCCCGCCCCATTCGCCGCCGAAGCCGAACCCCTGGACCGCCCGCAGCAGCACGAGCAGGACCGGGGCCGCCACGCCGAGCGTGTCGTAACCGGGCAGGAAGCCGCAGCCCACGGTGCCGATGGTCACCAGTACCAGCGTGAGCAGCATCGTCTTCTTGCGGCCGATCCGGTCGCCGAGGTGGCCGAAGACGATCCCGCCGACGGGGCGGGCGACGAATCCGGCGAAATAGGTTCCGAAGGCGGCCAGCACCGCGAGGTCACCGGCCTGCGCGGAGAAGAACACCGTGGGGAACACCAGAACACCGAAGATCGCGTAGAGCAGCAGGTCGTATCCCTCGACGATGGCGCCGGCCGTGCTACCGGCGACCGCCCTGCGCGCTGTTCCGCTCCGTGCCTCCATGGCAACGCCTTCCGCTCGGCACTGAGACAATGAGTGACTCAGTGAATTTAGGGAGCGCGATCGTGCGATGTCAAGATGCCGGTGCCGCACGCGTCTTCCCGGTCGCGTCCGCGGACTCCGGTTCCGTGAGCGGAATCGACCTCCCCGTCGACGCGGTGGCGGGGGTCCGGTCTTCCGGGGTCCTCGCAGGGCCTCCTGAGACCGGGAGCAACCGCCCTACCGTCGAGGCATGGACATCACCTCCCGCACCGTCTTCATCGCCGGCGCCACCTCGGGCATCGGCCTCGAGCTGGCCCGCCGGTTCCGCGCCGCCGGCAGCACCGTGATCGTCGGCGGCCGTCGCACCGGCCTGCTGGCAGACCTCGCAGGCGAAGGACTCACCACCGTCGAGATCGACGTCGCCGACGCCACGTCGGTGACCCAGGCACGGGACGAGGTCCTGCGAGCCCATCCCGGCGTCGATACCGTGATCACCATGGCGGGCACCGGGGCGGAGGAGGACCTGCACGACCCCGCCCACTTCGGCACGGCCGAAACGATCATCGCGGTCAACGTCCTGGGCACCATCCGGGTGATCGACGCGTTCACGCCGCACCTGCTCACGCGTGGGAGCGGCACGATCGTCACGGTCAGCTCCGGGATCGGCTTCCTCCCCTTCCCGCTCATGCCCACATACGGAGCGTCCAAGGCCGCGGTGCACGCCTACACCGAGTCGCTGCGAGCACAGCTGTCCGGCACCGGTGTCGAGGTCGCCGAGCTCGTCCCGCCTGCGGTCGCGACCACCATCGGCGGCAGCAACCCGCACGCTCTCGCCCTCGACGCCTACGGTGCCGAGGTGATGGACCTGCTCGCGCAGGACCCGACGCCGCGCGAAGTCCTCGTGCAGGGGGTGCTCATGCACCGGTGGGCGGAACGCGACGGAACCTACGATGAACTGGTGGCGCAACGCTCGCGGGCACTGTCGACCCTGCCCGGCCGCTCCTCCCGGGCCGACGCCCTGACATGACCGGGAACGAGGACGGGAACCGGCTCGGCGCCTACCTGCGTGCCCGCCGCGGTCTCGTCACGCCCGAGCAGGCCGGCATCCCGGCGGGCGGAACCCGCCGGGTGCCCGGCCTGCGCCGCGAGGAACTCGCGATGCTCGCCGGGATCAGTGCCGACTACTACCTGCGCCTCGAACGCGGCCGCGACACCCGTCCCTCGCCGCAGGTGCTCGACGCGCTCGCCCGCGTGCTGCGCCTCGACGAGGTCGAACGCGACTACCTGCACAGCCTGGCCGCGCCTCGTGCGCGCAGCCGCCGGCCCCGGACGGCCGAGCACGTGCCGGCCCGCCTGCACCACCTGCTCGCGGCGGTCGGGGTGCCGGCGTTCGTGGAAGGCCGGGCCTTCGACGTCCTCGCGGCCAACGAACGGGCGACCGCGTTCTCGCCGCGCCTGCGCCCGGGCGAGAACCGCCTGCGCTCGCTGCTGCTGGACCCGGAGGAGCAGGCGTTCCACCAGGACTGGGCGGCGGCCGCGTCGGGGTTCGTCGCCGCGTTGCGGGATTCGATCGGCGCCGACGTCGATCACCCCAGGTTCGTGGAGCTCGTCGGCGAACTGTCGCTGACCAGCGGGCGGTTCCGGGAGCTGTGGGCCCGGCACGACGTCCGGGCGCTCACGGGCGGCACCACGACCGTCGACCATCCCGTCCTGGGCCGGCTGCACCTGCATCGCGACAAACTGCCCGTGGACGGGCTCCTGCTCGTGCTCTACTACGCCGACGCGGGCAGCGACAGCGCCGACAAGCTCGCCCTGCTGGCTTCGCTGATCGAACCCGGCACCGCGAACGGCTGACGTCCGGAACGCTCTCCGCGGCCACTCCCCCATCACCCTCCGGGCCCGCCCGTGAGGACGAACGCCGCCGGAAATGCATCAACTGCGTGACGATCGTTGCGATAGGCTTATATCTGCGCTGGGCAGCCCACGGAAAGGACATCGGCGATGTCGACCACGACCGGCCGGATACTGGTGACCGGAGCGACCGGACAGCAAGGAGGCGCGGTGACGCGGGCGCTGACCGCCGCGGGCGTCCCGGTGCGGGCGCTGGTGCGCGATCCCGGCTCGGACCGCGCACGCGCACTGGCCGCGAACGACGTCGAACTCGTCCGAGGTGATCTGCTCGATCCGGCGACGGTGTCGGCGGCCCTCGGCGGCGACGTCCGCGGCGTCTTTTCGGTACAGACGCCGGACATGCGCGATCCCTCCGGCGACGCGGAACTCGTGCAGGGCAGGAATCTCATCGAGGCCGCCCGCGCCGCCGGGATCAGGCAGTTCGTGCACACCTCGGTGGGCGGAGCCGACCAGCACCGGGACGCCCCCGGCTGGGCCGAGGGCCGCTGGAAGATCCTGGAGCACTACTACGAAACCAAGTCCGCGCTGCAGCACCTGGTGCGCACAGCCGGTTTCGAGCGCTGGACGCTGCTCAAACCGGGCTTTTTCATGGAGAACTTCCTGCCGCCCTCGTTCCTGCTGCCGCAGGGTCTCGACGGCGGCCTGATCACCGTCATCCGGCCGGACACGGAGCTCGCGATGGTGGCGGTGGCAGACATCGGCGCCGCCGGTGCCGCGGCGT
This is a stretch of genomic DNA from Amycolatopsis endophytica. It encodes these proteins:
- a CDS encoding alpha/beta hydrolase, whose amino-acid sequence is MIDIDERVVRFLAAAQAHPQLDGDLPRFRSAMAGHLRNAGPRRPLAEVRDLRIDGGAVRIYRPDRSAGHPVLVYLHGGAFLRGDLETADVACREIAARAPAVVVSVDYRLAPEHPFPAAVEDAVTALEWVAASGAAAHGGDPGSVSIGGDSAGANIAAVVAGGTSVPLRAQLLLGGVFDLVDDLAAVEPDVADVVDVTADNERLSWIARLYAGSADPADPRLSPLRAERLAGPPALVVTSQLDPFAPQARRLATRFQAGGTSVRLVEFPGMPHGFGNLAGLFEAEATQLYELVAGALRDGVPPGERAGWHPQRAEH
- a CDS encoding MFS transporter, with amino-acid sequence MEARSGTARRAVAGSTAGAIVEGYDLLLYAIFGVLVFPTVFFSAQAGDLAVLAAFGTYFAGFVARPVGGIVFGHLGDRIGRKKTMLLTLVLVTIGTVGCGFLPGYDTLGVAAPVLLVLLRAVQGFGFGGEWGGAVLLAMESGGRRRTAFRGSFPQAAAHLGFLLANLSALALLTLLPRADFLAWGWRIPFLASGVLIAVGFWVRTRVAETPAFEELRAAGAVEKNPLRAVLRHQRGTLGLTILLKAGSGVPLFVFTSFVTAYATAGGAHPPLLVTVAVSAGALVAVITTPLYGLLADRVGPARVWQAGAVLTAVFGFAYFPLLDAGPPVAMFLAVVVSTAVVVAMFAVEPALTGPRFAPAWRFTGSSLAFNIGSVLGGGAAPFVAQVLVIRTGGPLAVSVYIAAACALGLVAATRLRLRPETHTVSVPVSA
- a CDS encoding SDR family oxidoreductase; its protein translation is MDITSRTVFIAGATSGIGLELARRFRAAGSTVIVGGRRTGLLADLAGEGLTTVEIDVADATSVTQARDEVLRAHPGVDTVITMAGTGAEEDLHDPAHFGTAETIIAVNVLGTIRVIDAFTPHLLTRGSGTIVTVSSGIGFLPFPLMPTYGASKAAVHAYTESLRAQLSGTGVEVAELVPPAVATTIGGSNPHALALDAYGAEVMDLLAQDPTPREVLVQGVLMHRWAERDGTYDELVAQRSRALSTLPGRSSRADALT
- a CDS encoding NmrA family NAD(P)-binding protein; protein product: MSTTTGRILVTGATGQQGGAVTRALTAAGVPVRALVRDPGSDRARALAANDVELVRGDLLDPATVSAALGGDVRGVFSVQTPDMRDPSGDAELVQGRNLIEAARAAGIRQFVHTSVGGADQHRDAPGWAEGRWKILEHYYETKSALQHLVRTAGFERWTLLKPGFFMENFLPPSFLLPQGLDGGLITVIRPDTELAMVAVADIGAAGAAAFLAPEAFHQVELELAGERVTVARAAKVLSESLGVELTAPEMSFDEAVAAGMPEFAGMHEWHNTVSQPARPETARALGIPVTSFRAWVDAHRDQLRAASSGV
- a CDS encoding helix-turn-helix transcriptional regulator, whose protein sequence is MTGNEDGNRLGAYLRARRGLVTPEQAGIPAGGTRRVPGLRREELAMLAGISADYYLRLERGRDTRPSPQVLDALARVLRLDEVERDYLHSLAAPRARSRRPRTAEHVPARLHHLLAAVGVPAFVEGRAFDVLAANERATAFSPRLRPGENRLRSLLLDPEEQAFHQDWAAAASGFVAALRDSIGADVDHPRFVELVGELSLTSGRFRELWARHDVRALTGGTTTVDHPVLGRLHLHRDKLPVDGLLLVLYYADAGSDSADKLALLASLIEPGTANG